One window of Nocardia nova SH22a genomic DNA carries:
- a CDS encoding GyrI-like domain-containing protein gives MTYRVDVCEVPAQALLRLPRAISSDRPGADIAAGMQDLSEAVGRAGLTACGPPTITYREVGEPGAATVVEFGVPVEPAPALSLQSGAEVVVRPGILVARACHRGSYRGLGAAYRALAEWASRNRYRAAGPATEVYLIGPDEVSDPRQLMTEIRLPVAPVPVLIARARTNFDAALRRVREILRYRGFDILAEFGPHTPSRCTILEVCLPDALARACDADECAAVLIPHRVVVRERTGHIVVEAADPAIWAQALGNPELIAVAVGIRRHLVAVVDEFDTPTTVSDGVAAGRPIPRTPEAHHACEPGGAGPA, from the coding sequence ATGACATATCGGGTGGACGTATGCGAGGTCCCGGCGCAGGCATTGTTGCGGCTGCCGCGCGCCATCAGCTCCGATCGGCCCGGTGCCGACATCGCCGCCGGAATGCAGGATCTGTCCGAGGCCGTGGGCCGGGCGGGCCTCACCGCGTGCGGCCCGCCCACCATCACCTATCGCGAGGTCGGCGAGCCCGGCGCGGCCACGGTCGTCGAATTCGGCGTACCGGTCGAACCCGCGCCCGCGTTGAGTCTGCAATCGGGCGCCGAGGTGGTGGTACGTCCCGGAATCCTGGTGGCCAGGGCCTGCCATCGCGGCAGTTACCGGGGCCTGGGCGCCGCCTACCGCGCCCTGGCGGAGTGGGCGAGCCGCAACCGGTACCGCGCCGCCGGTCCGGCCACCGAGGTGTATCTGATCGGTCCCGACGAGGTCAGCGATCCGCGGCAGCTGATGACCGAGATCCGGCTGCCGGTTGCCCCGGTTCCCGTCCTGATCGCACGCGCCCGGACGAACTTCGACGCCGCACTGCGTCGTGTCCGGGAAATATTGCGATACCGCGGCTTCGACATTCTCGCGGAATTCGGGCCGCACACCCCGTCCCGATGCACCATCCTCGAGGTCTGCCTGCCGGACGCGCTCGCGCGCGCCTGCGACGCCGACGAGTGCGCGGCGGTGCTGATTCCGCATCGGGTCGTCGTGCGCGAACGGACCGGCCACATCGTCGTCGAAGCCGCCGATCCGGCGATCTGGGCACAGGCCCTCGGCAATCCCGAGCTGATCGCGGTGGCCGTCGGCATCCGGCGGCATCTCGTCGCGGTCGTCGACGAATTCGACACCCCCACAACGGTATCGGACGGTGTCGCCGCCGGTCGCCCGATACCCCGGACGCCGGAGGCGCACCACGCCTGTGAGCCGGGCGGCGCCGGTCCGGCGTGA
- a CDS encoding ANTAR domain-containing protein — translation MTAIGRPRHAEDWGRTVCVACRDALGGVDSVALVLHGTGALVDLLGCSDSFAEQIEDAQIVVGEGPGRTAFMTGTTVWVTSEPGAFERWPMFAREADRLGIGAVVALPLRVGGIRFGSLDLYRRGPGAVPVRAEADAILLAELISYTLIEDFALREPDADPLATTHRDVNVATGMIAAQLGISLDEAFLRLRAFAFSSERPLLDVARGILERRVDLDGAAE, via the coding sequence GTGACAGCGATCGGACGTCCGCGTCATGCCGAGGATTGGGGCCGGACGGTCTGTGTGGCGTGCCGGGACGCCCTCGGCGGTGTCGACTCCGTCGCGCTCGTCCTGCACGGCACGGGCGCGCTGGTGGACCTGCTGGGCTGCAGCGACTCCTTCGCCGAGCAGATCGAGGACGCCCAGATCGTGGTGGGCGAGGGTCCCGGCCGCACCGCGTTCATGACCGGCACCACGGTGTGGGTGACATCGGAACCGGGGGCGTTCGAGCGGTGGCCGATGTTCGCCCGCGAAGCCGACCGGCTCGGGATCGGCGCGGTGGTCGCGCTCCCGCTGCGGGTCGGCGGCATCCGGTTCGGTTCCCTGGATCTGTACCGGCGGGGGCCGGGCGCGGTGCCGGTCCGGGCGGAAGCGGACGCGATACTGCTGGCCGAGCTGATCAGCTACACCCTGATCGAGGATTTCGCACTGCGCGAGCCGGACGCCGATCCGCTGGCGACCACTCATCGAGATGTCAACGTCGCGACGGGAATGATCGCAGCTCAACTGGGTATTTCTCTGGATGAGGCATTCCTGCGCCTGAGGGCGTTCGCCTTCTCGTCGGAGCGTCCCCTGCTCGATGTGGCGCGAGGCATCCTCGAACGCCGTGTGGACCTCGACGGAGCGGCCGAATGA
- a CDS encoding GAF domain-containing protein, which translates to MPDPLVRPLSKITADLVRDADLTNTLPLIAQLGAQELDAAAPALVIPDLRGAVRVLPAGAERPGPLHILEAHTTNGPWTESMSTMEPNAVTIDGDDGRWPDLSRDALAAGYHAICAAPMILGTRSVGSFVLFYERPVEFDPDHRTTAQTLADLVTLSLCQDSDSARAELLAGRALTIFDDRVRYEHAIGMTAGRLDIDIQRATALLQAHADTHDLPLVVLSRSITSGTFDWTELDA; encoded by the coding sequence GTGCCGGACCCGCTGGTGCGTCCGCTGTCGAAGATCACCGCAGACCTCGTCCGCGACGCAGATCTCACCAATACTCTTCCGCTGATCGCCCAATTGGGCGCCCAGGAACTCGATGCCGCCGCGCCCGCGCTGGTCATCCCCGACCTGCGCGGTGCGGTACGGGTACTACCGGCCGGTGCCGAGCGCCCCGGCCCGCTCCACATTCTGGAAGCTCACACGACCAACGGTCCGTGGACCGAGAGCATGTCCACGATGGAACCGAACGCCGTCACGATCGATGGTGACGACGGCCGCTGGCCGGACCTTTCCCGGGATGCGCTCGCTGCCGGATATCACGCGATCTGCGCGGCGCCGATGATCCTGGGGACCAGATCGGTCGGCAGCTTCGTCCTGTTCTACGAACGCCCCGTCGAATTCGACCCCGACCATCGGACGACCGCCCAGACCCTCGCCGACCTCGTCACTTTGTCGCTGTGCCAGGACAGCGACAGCGCGCGGGCCGAACTGCTGGCGGGCCGGGCGCTGACCATATTCGACGATCGCGTCCGCTACGAACACGCCATCGGCATGACGGCCGGTCGGCTGGACATCGACATCCAGCGGGCGACGGCACTGCTGCAAGCCCACGCCGACACCCACGACCTGCCGTTGGTCGTCCTGTCCCGGTCCATCACGAGCGGCACCTTCGACTGGACCGAACTCGACGCCTGA
- a CDS encoding DUF389 domain-containing protein — MHHLLPSSQRRSLDELTDRLDLSIGDVTAKRSAFWMMLVLSAIIAISGVIGDSTATVIGAMIVAPLSVPILGIGLGIVTGRTALIARSALLVAAGVVVVVVLGYLFAQLLPNPVNVLSNSQVQGRTSPKLMDLTAAMATGLVAAVAITRRDVGDVLPGVAIAISLVPPLGVVGVCLGSHAPSLALGAFVLFASNMLAMIITTTIVLVIAGYGREEGTLTRRGRAYAVLAVALLVVAVPMTVNSLSTLWAGQISDAARNWLRDSPGAEVTDVTLHSDTATVSILGPQDLPPVSDLQRAVDDLVPWDPRVVVVHTVGSRVTDH, encoded by the coding sequence ATGCACCATCTGCTGCCTTCGAGTCAGCGGCGCTCGCTCGACGAACTCACCGATCGTCTCGATCTGTCGATCGGCGACGTCACGGCCAAGCGCTCGGCATTCTGGATGATGCTGGTGCTCTCCGCGATCATCGCCATCTCGGGGGTGATCGGAGATTCCACCGCCACCGTCATCGGCGCGATGATCGTCGCCCCCTTGTCGGTGCCCATTCTCGGCATCGGCCTGGGCATCGTCACCGGCCGCACCGCCCTGATCGCCAGGAGTGCGCTGCTGGTGGCCGCCGGAGTGGTCGTGGTCGTCGTGCTCGGATATCTGTTCGCGCAACTTCTGCCGAACCCGGTGAATGTGCTGTCCAACTCCCAGGTGCAGGGCCGCACATCACCGAAGTTGATGGATCTCACCGCCGCCATGGCGACCGGATTGGTCGCGGCCGTCGCGATCACCCGCCGCGACGTCGGTGACGTCCTGCCGGGTGTGGCGATCGCGATCTCACTGGTGCCGCCGCTCGGCGTGGTCGGGGTCTGTCTCGGCTCCCACGCACCGTCCTTGGCCCTGGGCGCATTCGTGCTCTTCGCGTCGAACATGCTGGCCATGATCATCACCACGACAATCGTTCTGGTGATCGCCGGATACGGCCGCGAGGAAGGAACCCTCACGCGCCGCGGCCGCGCCTACGCCGTGCTCGCGGTGGCGCTGCTGGTGGTGGCCGTCCCGATGACGGTGAACTCCCTGTCGACCCTGTGGGCCGGGCAGATCTCCGACGCCGCGCGGAACTGGCTGCGCGACAGCCCCGGTGCCGAGGTCACCGACGTGACCCTGCACAGCGATACCGCGACGGTGTCGATCCTCGGACCGCAAGACCTTCCGCCGGTATCCGACCTGCAACGCGCCGTCGACGACCTCGTCCCGTGGGACCCGCGAGTCGTCGTGGTCCACACCGTCGGCAGCCGCGTGACCGATCACTGA
- a CDS encoding PPOX class F420-dependent oxidoreductase, giving the protein MAVVLDEPVRSWLQEARFWTVGTLNADGGPQLTPMWVGLETVDGVERIVMNTSTGRVKEENLRRDPRLSLCCFDTANPYDRIEIRGRAVGFVEGDEAVRIMDRLAQKYLNTEKFPWLVDGERRVAVLIEPDHIRRAVGVEPFRPGVLATER; this is encoded by the coding sequence ATGGCGGTTGTGTTGGACGAGCCGGTTCGCAGCTGGTTGCAGGAGGCGAGATTCTGGACCGTCGGCACGCTCAATGCCGATGGGGGACCGCAGCTTACGCCGATGTGGGTGGGGCTGGAGACCGTCGACGGGGTCGAGCGCATCGTCATGAACACCTCGACCGGCCGGGTCAAAGAGGAGAACCTGCGCCGCGACCCACGCCTGTCGCTGTGCTGCTTCGACACCGCCAATCCTTACGACCGCATCGAAATACGCGGCCGCGCAGTGGGATTCGTCGAGGGTGACGAAGCCGTGCGCATCATGGACCGGCTCGCGCAGAAGTACCTGAACACCGAGAAGTTCCCCTGGCTGGTGGACGGCGAACGCCGGGTGGCGGTGTTGATCGAACCGGACCACATCCGCCGCGCGGTCGGCGTCGAACCGTTCCGGCCGGGAGTGCTGGCGACCGAACGCTGA
- a CDS encoding CDGSH iron-sulfur domain-containing protein: MPDDSEPPPRTRRRTRITLTGDGPALIEGPVELLTADGRTVRSDRFMVALCTCRRSGTYPLCDTSHRRRRREN; this comes from the coding sequence ATGCCCGACGATTCGGAACCGCCCCCTCGTACGAGGCGACGGACGCGAATCACGCTGACCGGCGACGGCCCGGCCCTGATCGAGGGCCCGGTCGAACTGCTGACCGCCGACGGCCGCACGGTGCGCAGCGACCGGTTCATGGTCGCGCTGTGCACCTGCCGCCGGTCCGGCACCTATCCACTCTGCGACACCTCACATCGCCGCCGTCGCCGCGAGAATTGA
- a CDS encoding iron-containing redox enzyme family protein — protein sequence METTQAEGRVTPRRRDERALGSRNGGESRLPIPRGPLSGTVDAMLRGASVPGAADVDAADPYGDDLQLALHTCYELHYGGFESVDPGWEWNPGLLGLRSRLEGRFLSALRRDVAGGADLDAEFAALVTEPAEPRGVGGFLLEEGHWWQVCEYFAHRSIYHLKEADPYIWVVPRLRGTAKAGLVAVAFDEFGAGRGEDIHARLFADLLAGAGLDDGYLGYLDVTSAPMLAVVNMMSLFGLHRELRGALVGHFADVEIGSPPAARRMVDTLRRLDAHPACVRFYTEHVEADAVHEQVMRSDVIGDLVAREPELTASVVFGIQATELLEGRFGDAVLDCWTSGRSSLRTVRDGENPGDPRCRDEERR from the coding sequence ATGGAGACCACCCAGGCCGAAGGGCGGGTGACGCCGCGCCGTCGCGACGAGCGGGCGCTCGGGTCGCGAAATGGCGGCGAATCGCGGCTGCCGATTCCGCGGGGTCCGCTGTCCGGCACTGTCGATGCGATGTTGCGGGGCGCGTCCGTTCCGGGTGCGGCCGATGTCGATGCCGCCGATCCCTATGGTGACGATCTGCAGCTCGCGCTGCACACCTGTTACGAATTGCATTACGGCGGTTTCGAATCCGTCGATCCCGGCTGGGAGTGGAACCCCGGGCTCCTGGGATTGCGGTCGCGCCTGGAGGGCAGGTTCCTGTCCGCGCTGCGGCGTGATGTCGCCGGTGGCGCGGATCTGGACGCCGAGTTCGCCGCACTGGTGACCGAACCGGCGGAACCGCGCGGTGTGGGCGGGTTCCTGCTCGAGGAAGGTCACTGGTGGCAGGTGTGCGAGTATTTCGCGCACCGCTCGATCTACCACCTCAAGGAAGCCGATCCGTACATCTGGGTCGTTCCGCGGCTGCGCGGAACCGCCAAGGCGGGGCTGGTCGCGGTGGCCTTCGATGAATTCGGCGCCGGACGCGGCGAGGACATCCACGCCCGGCTGTTCGCCGATCTGCTGGCCGGGGCGGGGCTGGACGACGGCTATCTGGGCTATCTCGACGTGACATCCGCGCCGATGCTGGCGGTGGTCAACATGATGTCGCTGTTCGGTCTGCACCGGGAACTGCGCGGCGCGCTGGTCGGGCATTTCGCCGATGTCGAAATCGGGTCGCCACCGGCGGCGCGGCGGATGGTCGACACCCTGCGGCGACTGGACGCGCATCCGGCCTGTGTGCGCTTCTACACCGAACACGTCGAGGCGGACGCGGTGCACGAGCAGGTGATGCGCAGCGACGTGATCGGCGATCTGGTCGCGCGGGAACCGGAGCTGACCGCGTCGGTGGTGTTCGGAATCCAGGCCACCGAACTGCTGGAAGGACGTTTCGGCGACGCCGTGCTGGACTGCTGGACCAGCGGCCGCAGTTCCCTGCGCACGGTCCGCGACGGTGAAAACCCCGGCGATCCACGATGCCGGGACGAGGAGAGACGGTGA
- a CDS encoding metallophosphoesterase family protein, producing the protein MPRIERPEPTIRIAAAGDIHLGTESAGSLRPALDRLPERADVFLLAGDLTRHGTVAEARVVATELSDLGVPVIAVLGNHDHHSDAEHEISALLTEYGITVLEGDGVTVSVAGHTLGIAGTKGFGGGFAGRCASAFGERIMREFASHTVDLANSLRTALSELPSEVTVALTHYAPVSDTLSGEPREIYPFLGSYLLGEAIDACDVDLAIHGHAHAGTERGITPGGVRVRNVAQPVIGTAFAIYELPVPDRGELSA; encoded by the coding sequence ATGCCCAGGATCGAGAGGCCGGAACCCACGATACGAATCGCCGCGGCGGGCGATATCCACCTCGGCACCGAATCGGCCGGGTCGTTGCGGCCCGCGCTGGACCGGCTACCGGAGCGCGCCGACGTATTCCTCCTCGCGGGGGATCTGACCCGCCACGGCACCGTGGCGGAGGCGCGTGTGGTCGCGACCGAGCTGAGCGATCTCGGCGTGCCGGTGATCGCGGTCCTGGGAAACCACGACCATCACAGCGACGCCGAACACGAGATCTCCGCACTGCTCACCGAGTACGGGATCACCGTGCTGGAAGGCGACGGCGTGACGGTCTCCGTCGCGGGGCACACGCTGGGCATCGCGGGCACGAAGGGCTTCGGCGGCGGTTTCGCGGGCCGCTGCGCCAGCGCCTTCGGCGAGCGGATCATGCGCGAATTCGCCTCGCACACCGTGGATCTGGCGAACTCGCTGCGAACAGCCCTGTCCGAGTTGCCATCCGAGGTCACCGTGGCGCTCACCCACTACGCACCCGTCAGCGACACCCTGTCCGGCGAGCCCCGCGAGATCTACCCGTTCCTCGGCTCCTACCTGCTCGGCGAGGCGATCGACGCCTGCGATGTCGACCTCGCGATCCACGGGCACGCGCACGCCGGAACCGAACGGGGAATCACGCCCGGCGGTGTGCGGGTGCGCAATGTGGCACAGCCGGTCATCGGCACGGCCTTCGCGATCTACGAACTGCCGGTGCCCGATCGTGGCGAGCTGTCAGCGTGA
- a CDS encoding tyrosine-protein phosphatase — protein MKNSLMSAIAAAATAVALVAPIASAEPGQQVAASTHIDLQGAVNVRDIGGYRTYDGDKVKSGKVIRANSLEKLTDADLRKLGGLHLQQVIDLRTPGEVQFMGQDKVPAGVPVAARPIDDTGLFQQMMAAIQSKDPQKQEELLGNGGAERIMSGVYRSFLSADSRAAFGQTIKDLANTDHATLYHCTSGKDRTGWTTYIVLRAVGVPESIARQDYLLSNQYRAAADAQLREQVKQAGLMQNPDLLIPLQEVRDAYLDTAVQEMTSTYGDFGKFLTQGLGLDPGTILKLRKNLVG, from the coding sequence ATGAAGAATTCCCTCATGTCCGCGATCGCCGCCGCTGCCACCGCCGTGGCACTGGTGGCACCGATCGCATCGGCCGAACCCGGCCAACAGGTTGCTGCGTCCACCCACATCGACTTGCAGGGCGCGGTCAATGTCCGTGACATCGGCGGCTACCGCACCTATGACGGCGACAAGGTCAAGTCCGGCAAGGTGATTCGGGCCAACTCGCTCGAGAAGCTCACCGACGCGGATCTGCGGAAGCTCGGCGGTCTGCACCTGCAACAGGTGATCGATCTGCGAACGCCGGGCGAGGTGCAGTTCATGGGACAGGACAAGGTGCCCGCCGGGGTGCCGGTCGCGGCGCGCCCGATCGACGACACCGGACTGTTCCAGCAGATGATGGCGGCGATCCAATCCAAGGATCCGCAGAAGCAGGAGGAGTTGCTGGGTAACGGTGGCGCCGAACGCATCATGTCGGGCGTGTACCGGAGCTTCCTGAGCGCCGACTCGCGCGCGGCGTTCGGGCAGACGATCAAAGATCTCGCGAACACCGACCACGCGACGCTGTACCACTGCACCTCGGGCAAGGACCGCACCGGCTGGACGACCTACATCGTCCTGCGCGCGGTCGGTGTCCCGGAATCGATTGCGCGACAGGACTATCTGCTGTCGAATCAGTATCGCGCCGCGGCCGACGCACAACTGCGGGAGCAGGTGAAGCAGGCCGGTCTGATGCAGAACCCCGATCTACTGATTCCACTGCAGGAGGTTCGCGACGCCTACCTCGACACCGCGGTGCAGGAGATGACCAGCACGTACGGTGACTTCGGCAAATTCCTCACCCAGGGCCTGGGTCTGGACCCGGGCACCATCCTGAAGTTGCGCAAGAACCTCGTCGGCTGA
- a CDS encoding TetR/AcrR family transcriptional regulator: protein MDMRVQRGLRSRQVILDRAMNIASVEGLESLSVRRLATELEVSKSGVFAQFGSKEELQLATVRAAIDVFSARVIRPAMKVPAGIRRVRALAESWLDYAQQPVFEGGCFFISTAPEFDTRPGRVRDALASARRDWHTLYASIVTEARQLGEIHADIDPADLAFEFDALARIAAEDAALLDDSARYDRARRIIANRLRAVATDVAMLDRDPS from the coding sequence ATGGATATGAGGGTGCAGCGCGGCCTCCGATCACGACAGGTCATTCTCGATCGGGCGATGAATATCGCGTCGGTGGAGGGACTGGAGAGCCTGTCCGTGCGACGCCTGGCCACCGAACTCGAGGTCAGTAAGAGCGGTGTCTTCGCGCAGTTCGGATCGAAGGAGGAGCTGCAACTGGCGACGGTGCGGGCGGCGATCGACGTGTTCTCCGCTCGGGTGATCCGCCCGGCCATGAAGGTGCCCGCCGGGATCCGGCGGGTCCGGGCGCTGGCCGAATCGTGGCTGGACTACGCGCAGCAGCCGGTATTCGAGGGTGGCTGCTTCTTCATCTCGACCGCACCGGAATTCGACACTCGGCCCGGGCGGGTTCGCGACGCACTGGCCTCGGCCCGCCGGGACTGGCACACCCTCTACGCGAGCATCGTCACCGAGGCCCGGCAACTGGGCGAGATACATGCCGATATCGATCCGGCCGACCTGGCCTTCGAGTTCGACGCCCTCGCCCGCATCGCCGCGGAGGACGCCGCCTTGCTCGACGACAGCGCCCGATACGACCGAGCCCGCCGGATCATCGCGAACCGCCTGCGCGCGGTGGCGACCGATGTCGCGATGCTCGATCGCGACCCGAGCTGA
- a CDS encoding ester cyclase, giving the protein MTRTPIETVRTYAEAKSRADIAAALSSCHDDAILETVPFRVVGRGRAEATGHLIGFFRAFPDYSVELEYLHETGDLVVGAGTIRATMAGPLAGIEPTGRRFALPFACHWRVRDGLITRERFFFDFHQMCAQLGLSTDAAAARFDAWRESAESHRP; this is encoded by the coding sequence ATGACGAGAACACCGATCGAAACGGTGCGGACCTACGCCGAGGCGAAGTCGCGCGCCGATATCGCGGCCGCGCTGTCGAGTTGCCACGACGACGCGATCCTCGAGACCGTGCCGTTCCGGGTCGTCGGCCGCGGTCGGGCGGAGGCGACCGGACATCTGATCGGATTCTTCCGGGCCTTCCCCGATTACTCGGTCGAGCTCGAATACCTGCACGAAACCGGCGATCTCGTGGTCGGGGCCGGAACCATCCGCGCCACGATGGCAGGTCCGCTGGCCGGTATCGAACCGACCGGGCGCCGCTTCGCGCTGCCGTTCGCCTGCCACTGGCGGGTGCGTGACGGTCTGATCACGCGGGAACGGTTCTTCTTCGACTTCCACCAGATGTGTGCGCAACTCGGCCTGTCGACCGATGCGGCGGCGGCCCGGTTCGATGCCTGGCGCGAGTCCGCCGAGTCGCATCGGCCCTGA
- a CDS encoding NADP-dependent oxidoreductase encodes MLAVLQKEWGNAENMLLADIERPTPVFGEVLVEVVAAGVNPVDFYTAQGAAYNRILELPFVHGWDVAGVVTEVGYGTTRFRPGDRVFGMPWFPRAAGAYAEYVTAPARHLAPMPEKATFADAAALPLAGLTAWQMLVDVARVGPGQRVLVTAAAGGVGHLAVQIAKSLGAHVIGTASAAKHAFVRALGADEVVDYTSTDVAAAITDVDVVIQMFGGEAALGALQCLRPGGILVNAQSAWTPGMAARAAELGVRASGFLVEPDHAGLSALARLVDDGQLTVHIDSELPLARAAEANRLVGDGHTTGKVVLTVSDPGRFGTSARLALIRDTAPTHTPRPVPPRRR; translated from the coding sequence GTGCTGGCAGTGCTACAGAAGGAGTGGGGAAATGCGGAGAACATGCTGTTGGCCGACATCGAACGGCCGACCCCCGTCTTCGGCGAGGTACTCGTGGAAGTGGTTGCGGCGGGCGTGAATCCGGTCGACTTCTATACCGCGCAGGGCGCAGCCTACAACCGGATCCTCGAGCTGCCGTTCGTCCACGGCTGGGATGTCGCCGGTGTGGTCACCGAGGTCGGCTACGGCACCACCCGGTTCCGCCCCGGCGACCGGGTATTCGGGATGCCGTGGTTTCCACGTGCCGCCGGCGCCTACGCCGAATATGTCACCGCGCCCGCCCGTCACCTGGCACCGATGCCGGAGAAGGCGACCTTCGCCGACGCCGCCGCACTGCCGCTGGCCGGGCTCACCGCCTGGCAGATGCTCGTCGATGTGGCACGGGTCGGCCCCGGTCAGCGAGTGCTGGTCACCGCGGCCGCGGGCGGCGTCGGACATCTCGCGGTGCAGATCGCAAAGTCGTTGGGCGCCCACGTGATCGGCACCGCGAGCGCCGCCAAACACGCCTTCGTCCGAGCGCTGGGCGCCGACGAGGTGGTGGACTACACCAGCACCGATGTCGCCGCCGCGATCACCGATGTCGATGTGGTGATCCAGATGTTCGGCGGCGAGGCGGCCCTCGGGGCGCTGCAATGCCTGCGCCCCGGTGGAATCCTGGTCAACGCTCAGAGCGCCTGGACCCCCGGAATGGCCGCCCGGGCCGCCGAACTGGGCGTGCGCGCCTCCGGATTCCTGGTCGAACCCGATCACGCGGGGCTGTCGGCGCTGGCACGGCTCGTGGACGACGGGCAACTGACGGTACATATCGACAGCGAACTACCGCTGGCGCGGGCGGCGGAGGCCAACCGGCTGGTCGGTGACGGGCACACCACCGGCAAGGTCGTGCTGACCGTCAGCGACCCCGGCCGGTTCGGCACCAGCGCTCGACTCGCGCTGATCAGAGATACCGCACCCACACATACCCCCAGGCCAGTGCCGCCGAGGCGACGGTGA
- a CDS encoding ArsB/NhaD family transporter has translation MSQLLAVAVFVGAFWFIATERANKVKTVLIAAALMTILGLVPGEEVFYDAHAGVDWNVIFLLLGMMIIVGVVRQTGLFDYVAIWAAKRSRGDPFRLMVMLMAITAFASPILDNVTIILLVAPVTIVICDRLRIAAQPFLIAEVLAANIGGAATLVGDPPNIIIGSRAGLTFNDFLVHMAPAVAGIFVLFVACTRLLFRDYFRTVTPQLDTVMALHERRAITDSRLLIRSLLILTAVVLGFSLHSLLHMAPSVIALLGAGAMLLICDLDVGDILREVEWGTLVFFMGLFIMVAGLVHTGVIDRLGSTAVEAVGDNPLLASAILVFGSTVAAAFIDNIPYTTTMAPVVEELVAGTADGTTGQGLWWAFAFGADFSGNATAVAASANVVTLAIARRSGHPITFWQFTKYGIPVTVASAALAWGYVWVRYL, from the coding sequence ATGAGTCAGCTGCTCGCGGTCGCGGTCTTCGTCGGCGCCTTCTGGTTCATCGCCACGGAACGGGCCAACAAGGTCAAGACCGTTCTGATCGCCGCCGCGCTCATGACGATCCTGGGGCTGGTGCCCGGCGAGGAGGTCTTCTACGACGCGCACGCCGGTGTCGACTGGAATGTCATCTTCCTGCTGCTCGGCATGATGATCATCGTGGGCGTGGTCCGGCAGACCGGACTGTTCGACTATGTGGCGATCTGGGCTGCCAAGCGCTCTCGTGGCGATCCGTTCCGGCTGATGGTCATGCTCATGGCTATCACCGCGTTCGCCTCGCCGATTCTGGACAACGTCACGATCATCCTGCTGGTCGCGCCCGTCACCATCGTCATCTGCGACCGGCTGCGGATCGCGGCGCAGCCCTTTCTCATCGCCGAGGTGCTGGCCGCGAACATCGGCGGCGCCGCGACCCTGGTCGGGGATCCGCCGAACATCATCATCGGCAGTCGCGCGGGGCTGACCTTCAACGATTTCCTCGTGCACATGGCGCCCGCGGTCGCCGGGATCTTCGTCCTGTTCGTCGCTTGCACGCGCCTGCTGTTCCGTGACTACTTCCGCACGGTGACACCGCAATTGGACACGGTGATGGCGCTGCACGAACGCCGGGCCATCACCGATTCGCGGCTGCTGATTCGCTCACTGCTCATCCTGACCGCCGTCGTCCTCGGATTCAGCCTGCATTCGCTGTTGCACATGGCGCCGTCGGTCATCGCGCTGCTCGGCGCCGGAGCCATGCTGCTGATCTGCGATCTCGACGTCGGCGACATCCTGCGCGAGGTGGAGTGGGGGACGCTGGTGTTCTTCATGGGCCTGTTCATCATGGTCGCCGGGCTCGTGCACACCGGCGTCATCGACCGGCTGGGCAGCACCGCCGTCGAGGCCGTGGGTGACAATCCGTTGCTCGCCTCGGCCATCCTCGTGTTCGGGTCCACCGTCGCCGCCGCGTTCATCGACAACATTCCCTACACCACGACGATGGCGCCCGTGGTGGAGGAACTGGTGGCGGGAACCGCCGACGGCACCACCGGACAGGGACTCTGGTGGGCATTCGCCTTCGGCGCCGACTTCAGCGGCAACGCCACCGCCGTGGCCGCCAGCGCCAATGTCGTCACTCTCGCCATCGCCCGCCGCTCGGGCCACCCGATCACCTTCTGGCAGTTCACCAAGTACGGAATTCCCGTCACCGTCGCCTCGGCGGCACTGGCCTGGGGGTATGTGTGGGTGCGGTATCTCTGA